The nucleotide sequence GGCACAATAACTCGTGCTGAATTCACCAAGCTGATGGTAGCGATGTTAGAGATTGACACGGAGATCGTCAGCGTCCTGCCGTTTGAAGATGTGAGTGAAACCGATTGGTTTTACCCCTATGTTCAGGCAGGCTATTACAAGCAGATGATCTCCGGCTATACGGATACTCAGTTTCTGCCGAACGGTCCTATTTCACGGCAGGAGATGGCAGTCATGATGGTGCGTGCGCTAGAGCTGCAGGAGCAGCAGGTCGGAGCTGAACGAGGCGATCTGGTAGAAGTGTCGGCATGGGCGCGCACTTCCGTCAATACAGTAATAGCTTCTGGGCTGATGCAGGGGGATGCTCAATCCTTCCGGCCACACGACCATGCAACTAGAGAAATGGCTTTCACCGTAGTGATGAGAGCTTATCACTATGTCGACACCGAAGAACTGGACGAGGAAGAAGCGAAAGAGAAACCTGTCGCTGAGCAGGACCGGTTAGAGGAGATCGAGCGGCTAATCCGAGAAAATGCTGGTTTTATGCAGCAGATGGTGCCGAATCCTACGCTGGGCAGCCTTGCAGGGGAATGGACTATTCTCGGCTTGGCCCGTTCGGGTGAGAAGGTGCCGGATCATTATTACAAGACGTATTATCAGAATATTGTGGAGGAAGTACAGAAGCTAATGCCTGCTACCGCAAGCAAAGCGGAGGGCAGATTGGACCGAAGCAAAGGAACGGAGCATTCTAGACTTATATTGGGACTCACCTCCATTGGTCATGATATAGAGAACGTGGGGGGCTATGACCTTCGCCTAGCGTTGGCGGACATGAATTATGTCAGCATTCAAGGCATTAATGGACCTATTTTTGCGTTGATCGCATTTGACAGTCTAGGCTATGACATACCGCTTGATGAGAACGCAAAGTCACAGACAACGAGAGAAGAGTTGATTGATTTTATTTTAGACAGAGAGATTAAAGGCGGTGGATGGGCTTTGGGTGTCAATCCAGATGAGCCGGATCCAGATATTACGGCGATGGCCATTCAAGGATTAACGCCTTATTATGAAAAACGAGCAGATGTACAGAAGGCAGTTGACCGAGGTCTTGATTGGCTGTCTGCTGTCCAGGACAACAGTGGAGGTTACCGGAGCTGGGGTGCTCTTAATGCGGAGAGTGTTGCACAGGTGATTGTGGCTCTGTCCGGACTTGGTATTGATGCCGATAAGGATCCGAGGTTTGTGAAGCGTGGACAATCCGCAATTGATGCGCTGCTATCGTTTGCTTCAGTAGAGGGCGGGTTCTACCACATACTAGCTGGAGAAGCCGGAAACGGTGGGGCGGCACCAGGTGAGGTGGACGCCATGGCTACTGACCAAGCGATGTATGCGCTGGTTGCTTATCAGCGTTTCCTTGAAGGGCACAACACCTTATACGATATGACGGATCAAACAAGCTCTTCCTTGCTAAAGGGGAGGTAAGAGCATGAAAAAGAAGTCCTTGATTGGCTTGGCGGCTACGCTTCTTATTTTACTGGTCATCTCTTATTTTATGGGGAGTCAAGATCATGTTGTCCCGCTTGAGAGTGCCAATGAACAGAAAGAATCCGCCCAGCCTGGGAAACAGACCGGGGCTGGGAATACGGATATGGATGAAGAAGAATCCCTGCCAAACGATGAAGAACAGCTTGAACCTCAGGATGAAATGGAGGGTGCCGAGCTGAATGGTGGTGCGGGGCAACAACTACAAGAAATATCAGACGCACCAACTGATTCAGAACGTGATGAAACAGCGTCCGAATCTGCGGGCCATGAGGCCATCAATCAAGAGAGTGTGAATCAAGACCATACCACTCAAGAGAGTGCCAACCAAGCAAATGGGAATCAAGATCATACTGCTCAAGAGCGTTCCTCTACACAAAAAGCGGACGCTCCGGAACTAGCGCAAACACCGGAAGAGCCAGCTGATCATCAAGAAGAGGATAGAGGTGGGGAGAAGGATCAATACTTAACTGATCCGGTTCCGGAGGGAAAACCTAAACCTGTAGAATGGCAGGACGTTACCGTTGACAAAGGAACGGCCTACACAGCAACATTGTCTGTAACCGCTCTGACGATCCTTAACAATTTGAACTTATTCAATGAAGATAAACTGGAAGTGCTTCCGGAAGACGGTGTGATTTTTGAGGAACAGACGGTTACGTTTTATGAAGGGGAATCCGTATTTGATGTACTGCTAAGGGAGATGCAGGAGCATAAGATTCATATGGAATTTGTAATGACACCGATCTACAACAGCCATTACATTGAGGGAATCAACAATATTTACGAGTTCGATTGCGGGGAGCTGAGCGGGTGGATGTATAAAGTAAACGACTGGTTCCCCAACTATGGAGCTAGCCGTTACCAGTTGGAGCCCGGCGATGATATTGAGTGGGTATACACCTGTGATTTAGGGCGGGACATCGGTGGTTACGGAGCGGCGAATGGGGGATGAATACCAATGAATAGCTTTGCCAGCTTGCACCCGGTGATCCTTTTCACCTATTTTGTAGCGGTCATCGGGTTTAGTATGTTCTTCACACATCCCTTGCTACAGACCATGGCACTGCTCGGAGCCTTCACCTGGTCGGTTTTGCTGAAGGGAAGGAAGGGGCTGCTCTTTAACCTGATCTATATGTTGCCCCTGCTTCTTTTTATGGCGCTGCTTAATCCACTCTTCAACCATCAAGGCGTCACTATTTTGTTCTATTTGAACAGCGGTAATCCAGTGACGCTTGAGTCGATTTTGTATGGCGTGTCCGCGGCAGTGATGTTCATTACTGTCATCATTTGGTTTGCATGCTATAACGCAGTGATGACGTCTGATAAATTTATTTATTTGTTCGGTAAAATCATTCCGGCAATGTCACTGCTTTTCTCTATGGTTTTGCGTTTTGTTCCGCGCTATGTGAACAAAGCAAAAGAAATTTCAGCTGCGCAAAAAGGCATTGGGAGAGATGTGTCCCAAGGTAGCTTACTGCAGAAAGCTAGAAACGGGCTGCGTATCCTGTCTATCCTGACCACTTGGGCCTTGGAGAACGCGATCGAAACGGCAGATTCAATGAAATCGAGGGGATACGGGCTGCCGGGAAGGACAAGCTTTGCCCTCTTTCGTTTCGATCAGCGGGATGGACGGGTTCTTATGATCCTCATAGGAATGATCATTGTGATTATGGCTGGAGCCATCCTAGGCGTGAATTCCATGCGCTTCTTCCCGTCGATCCGAATAGCAGATATTTCTCTGTTCGGCGTGTTGGTTTACGGAGCCTATCTGCTTCTGTGCTTGCTGCCAGTTATTATGACGATTCAGGGGGAACGAAAGTGGAAGCGTATCGAATCGAACATGTAAGCTTTACCTATCCTGAACAGGAGAACCGCGTACTCGATGACGTGGTCCTCTCTATTCAACACGGTGAGTTTGTCACGGTGTGCGGGCAATCCGGTTCAGGGAAAAGTACGTTGTTGAGACATTTGAAGCCGGTGCTTACGCCACATGGACTGCGTGATGGCGAAATTTACTACGAGGGAAAGCCGTTGACAGATATGGATCCAAAGCGTCAGGCTTCGGACATCGGATATGTGCTTCAGAACCCAGATAATCAAATCGTAACAGATAAAGTGTGGCACGAGCTGGCCTTCGGACTGGAGAGCTTAGGGTACGATCAGCGGGCGATTCGCCTGCGCGTTGCTGAGATGGCTAGTTTCTTTGGCATTCAGACTTGGTTTCACCAGAAAGTGGCGGAGCTTTCCGGAGGACAGAAGCAAATCTTGAATCTGGCTGCTATTATGGCGATGCAGCCTTCTGTGCTTGTGTTGGACGAGCCAACCTCGATGCTCGATCCGATTGCAGCCAACGAGTTTTTGGAAACATTAAAGCGAATTAATCGAGACTTGGGAACGACGATTATTCTATCCGAGCATCGGTTGGAAGAGGTGCTGGTGAATACAGATCGTTTAGTTGTGATGGATCAGGGGCGAATCATTGCGGATGGACCTCCCCGTGATGTCGGGAATCACATCCACGACGGGGACCACCCCATGTTCAGTGCTCTGCCTTCGGCCATGCGAATTGTAAAAGGTCTAAACCCAGAAGAGGAATCCCTTATCACGATCAATGAAGCGCGGCATTGGCTGGCAGAGCGAATGAGTGGTCATCAGGTGGTTGAGGTTGAACCATCCCAAGAACAGACGGCTGCTGAGCGTAGTGACACAGCAGTGCTACAGCTTAAGGATGTCTGGTTCCGCTATGAAAAAACCTCACCCGATGTGATCAAAGATTTGTCCTTGGATGTGAGGCAGGGGGAGTTTTATTGTATCGTTGGAGGCAACGGTACCGGTAAAACAACAGCCCTCTCGTTAATGGGAGGACTGCACAAGCCGTATCGGGGAAAGGTGACGCTAGGTACGCAAAACCTGGCCCTGCTTTCGCAAAGTCCGCAAAATCTTTTCGTCAAGAAAACGGTTGAATTAGATTTGATGGAAATGTTGTCAGGCCAAGCTATGACTAGTGAAGAGAGGTCCTCCCGAATAGAGGAGGTCGTGCGGATGACAGAACTGGACGGGTTAATGGGGCGGCATCCCTATGATCTAAGTGGAGGGGAACAGCAGCGAGCGGCCTTCGCCAAAATCCTACTGCGGGAACCCCAGATCATTCTGCTTGATGAGCCGACCAAGGGGCTGGATGCTTTTTACAAAGCGA is from Bacillus horti and encodes:
- a CDS encoding energy-coupling factor transporter transmembrane component T, giving the protein MNSFASLHPVILFTYFVAVIGFSMFFTHPLLQTMALLGAFTWSVLLKGRKGLLFNLIYMLPLLLFMALLNPLFNHQGVTILFYLNSGNPVTLESILYGVSAAVMFITVIIWFACYNAVMTSDKFIYLFGKIIPAMSLLFSMVLRFVPRYVNKAKEISAAQKGIGRDVSQGSLLQKARNGLRILSILTTWALENAIETADSMKSRGYGLPGRTSFALFRFDQRDGRVLMILIGMIIVIMAGAILGVNSMRFFPSIRIADISLFGVLVYGAYLLLCLLPVIMTIQGERKWKRIESNM
- a CDS encoding DUF4430 domain-containing protein, with the protein product MKKKSLIGLAATLLILLVISYFMGSQDHVVPLESANEQKESAQPGKQTGAGNTDMDEEESLPNDEEQLEPQDEMEGAELNGGAGQQLQEISDAPTDSERDETASESAGHEAINQESVNQDHTTQESANQANGNQDHTAQERSSTQKADAPELAQTPEEPADHQEEDRGGEKDQYLTDPVPEGKPKPVEWQDVTVDKGTAYTATLSVTALTILNNLNLFNEDKLEVLPEDGVIFEEQTVTFYEGESVFDVLLREMQEHKIHMEFVMTPIYNSHYIEGINNIYEFDCGELSGWMYKVNDWFPNYGASRYQLEPGDDIEWVYTCDLGRDIGGYGAANGG
- a CDS encoding S-layer homology domain-containing protein, whose translation is MLLPFLLLSPSVSADSTQNVGQEAGLETVYTDADLISTWAYKAIQEATDKAIVEGSGGKINPKGTITRAEFTKLMVAMLEIDTEIVSVLPFEDVSETDWFYPYVQAGYYKQMISGYTDTQFLPNGPISRQEMAVMMVRALELQEQQVGAERGDLVEVSAWARTSVNTVIASGLMQGDAQSFRPHDHATREMAFTVVMRAYHYVDTEELDEEEAKEKPVAEQDRLEEIERLIRENAGFMQQMVPNPTLGSLAGEWTILGLARSGEKVPDHYYKTYYQNIVEEVQKLMPATASKAEGRLDRSKGTEHSRLILGLTSIGHDIENVGGYDLRLALADMNYVSIQGINGPIFALIAFDSLGYDIPLDENAKSQTTREELIDFILDREIKGGGWALGVNPDEPDPDITAMAIQGLTPYYEKRADVQKAVDRGLDWLSAVQDNSGGYRSWGALNAESVAQVIVALSGLGIDADKDPRFVKRGQSAIDALLSFASVEGGFYHILAGEAGNGGAAPGEVDAMATDQAMYALVAYQRFLEGHNTLYDMTDQTSSSLLKGR
- a CDS encoding ABC transporter ATP-binding protein codes for the protein MEAYRIEHVSFTYPEQENRVLDDVVLSIQHGEFVTVCGQSGSGKSTLLRHLKPVLTPHGLRDGEIYYEGKPLTDMDPKRQASDIGYVLQNPDNQIVTDKVWHELAFGLESLGYDQRAIRLRVAEMASFFGIQTWFHQKVAELSGGQKQILNLAAIMAMQPSVLVLDEPTSMLDPIAANEFLETLKRINRDLGTTIILSEHRLEEVLVNTDRLVVMDQGRIIADGPPRDVGNHIHDGDHPMFSALPSAMRIVKGLNPEEESLITINEARHWLAERMSGHQVVEVEPSQEQTAAERSDTAVLQLKDVWFRYEKTSPDVIKDLSLDVRQGEFYCIVGGNGTGKTTALSLMGGLHKPYRGKVTLGTQNLALLSQSPQNLFVKKTVELDLMEMLSGQAMTSEERSSRIEEVVRMTELDGLMGRHPYDLSGGEQQRAAFAKILLREPQIILLDEPTKGLDAFYKAKFAHILKQLTAKRITIVMVSHDIEFCAKYADRCALFFDGGIVTANTTRKFFAGNSFYTTSANRIARHYDPEAVTVEDVIAICR